From the Cryptomeria japonica chromosome 2, Sugi_1.0, whole genome shotgun sequence genome, one window contains:
- the LOC131063289 gene encoding uncharacterized protein LOC131063289, whose protein sequence is MTDQNTSTVDSVKAWISEHKLRTVGSLWLAGLAGSFAYNWSQPNMKTSVKIIHARLHSQFLTLAALSGAALVEYYEHKSGAKAKRYEKHM, encoded by the exons ATGACAGATCAAAATACGAGCACGGTTGATTCTGTAAAAGCATGGATCTCAGAGCATAAACTCAGGACTGTTG GAAGTCTGTGGCTAGCCGGGTTGGCCGGTTCGTTTGCTTACAATTGGTCTCAACCTAATATGAAAACCAGCGTCAAGATCATTCATGCAAG GCTTCATTCCCAATTTCTGACGTTGGCTGCTTTGTCTGGAGCTGCTCTCGTTGAATACTATGAACACAAATCAGGAGCTAAGGCAAAGCGATATGAAAAGCATATGTAA
- the LOC131859881 gene encoding uncharacterized protein LOC131859881 yields MGQFDPRRKALAIPRRSMEPIWEHMRSRTFFMRRFGPNYRKGQLREDVFCCFVDFKKAFDTVSRDKLWHRMEELGISAHLRAAIHRLSEEVKVKIRTPDGISTSFRSDIGVKQGCPLSPTLIGLYIDKLEEWLNMQNGDGIQLGEFVIRLLLYVDDLILLANSALVLQEHLFALERFCNIVGMQVNISKTKIMVFSSRRKQEQHKFYFEGSILEEVADYKYLGIDFNKILSWEGCRKKRTLGGWKALYALQNRCREAELWDWKTIQTLFRLLVLPIILYGCEVWVSNTLDSQWKQIERIQKRLITSKFKIKNTVSYDIMLSETGAAPIEVAAMVRLISYLKRTEQMGEDRWPKVVVNDTLCKRKKTWMKQNIKWLKKWDIYLNSCPTNNKEIKFFVMEKFYKKNWSIGLGRKKQYYINEFNPNYDHLQKVYIGANISWKAKILIAQLRTNSHQLRCETGRWKRPKEIWEERVCPFCVSGSVETEKHFILECEALKVSREKFVAYFLTASTWYNLFSEEHIVKMGALIISLNKQ; encoded by the exons ATGGGGCAGTTTGATCCTAGACGCAAAGCCCTAGCAATTCCAAGGAGATCGATGGAGCCAATTTGGGAGCACATGAGGAGCCGCACCTTCTTCATGAGAAGGTTTGGACCCAATTACCGTAAGGGGCAATTGCGG GAAGATGTCTTctgttgctttgttgatttcaaaaaagctTTTGACACAGTCTCACGTGACAAACTGTGGCACAGAATGGAAGAGCTTGGTATCTCGGCTCATCTTAGGGCTGCTATTCATAGGCTTTCTGAGGAGGTTAAAGTGAAAATCAGAACTCCTGATGGCATTTCAACTAGTTTTAGGAGTGATATTGGTGTCAAACAAGGGTGTCCTCTTTCCCCTACCTTGATTGGCTTATACATTGACAAACTTGAAGAATGGTTAAACATGCAGAATGGTGATGGTATTCAATTGGGGGAATTTGTGATAAGGCTGctcctttatgttgatgatctcattttGCTTGCTAATTCCGCCCTTGTTTTGCAAGAGCACTTATTTGCCCTTGAGCGCTTTTGCAATATTGTGGGAATGCAAGTTAATATCAGCAAGACGAAAATCAtggttttctcaagtagaaggaaacaAGAGCAACATAAGTTTTACTTTGAAGGTAGCATTCTTGAAGAAGTTGCAGATTACAAATACCTTGGAATTGATTTCAACAAGATTCTTAGTTGGGAAGGTTGCAGGAAGAAGAGAACTCTAGGCGGCTGGAAGGCACTCTATGCACTTCAAAATAGATGCAGAGAGGCTGAGCTTTGGGATTGGaaaaccatccaaacactttttaGGCTTTTGGTGTTGCCGATTATTCTATATGGTTGTGAAGTTTGGGTCAGCAATACTTTAGATTCTCAATGGAAGCAAATTGAGAGAATTCAAAAACGTTTGatcacaagcaagttcaaaattaaaaacaCGGTCTCATATGATATCATGTTAAGTGAAACGGGTGCTGCCCCTATTGAGGTAGCTGCTATGGTGCGTCTCATTAGCTATTTAAAAAGAACCGAGCAAATGGGAGAAGATAGATGGCCTAAGGTTGTTGTCAACGACACTTTGTGCAAAAGGAAGAAGACgtggatgaaacaaaacatcaaatggtTGAAAAAATGGGATATTTATTTGAACTCATGCCCCACAAACAACAAGGAGATAAAGTTCTTCGTTATGGAAAAGTTTTACAAGAAAAATTGGAGTATTGGGTTAGGAAGGAAGAAACAATACTATATTAATGAGTTCAACCCCAATTATGATCATCTTCAAAAAGTTTATATAGGGGCTAATATATCATGGAAGGCTAAAATTCTAATCGCACAGCTTAGAACCAACTCTCACCAACTTCGGTGTGAGACCGGGCGgtggaaaaggccaaaagagaTTTGGGAAGAAAGAGTTTGCCCGTTTTGCGTCAGCGGGAGTGTGGAAACTGAAAAGCATTTTATCTTGGAGTGTGAAGCACTTAAAGTCAGTCGGGAAAAGTTTGTTGCCTATTTCCTAACTGCCAGCACATGGTATAACCTGTTCAGCGAGGAGCATATCGTGAAGATGGGTGCTCTCATCATCAGCCTGAATAAGCAGTGA